Proteins found in one Chitinophagaceae bacterium genomic segment:
- a CDS encoding gamma carbonic anhydrase family protein, with translation MALIKSVKGIYPKMGIGCWLAENCTIVGEVEMGNNCSVWFNAVIRGDVNSIVIGDNTNIQDGAIIHCTYQKYKTIIGSNVSIGHNAIVHGCTLEDNLLIGMGAIVMDGAIVQKESIVAAGAVVLENTVVESGYIYAGVPAKKIKPIDEELKKIFNRLAKNYIMYAKWFE, from the coding sequence ATGGCTCTTATAAAATCAGTAAAGGGTATTTACCCCAAGATGGGAATTGGCTGTTGGTTAGCAGAAAATTGTACCATAGTGGGTGAGGTAGAGATGGGGAATAATTGCAGTGTTTGGTTTAACGCTGTAATAAGAGGAGATGTAAATAGCATAGTTATAGGCGATAATACCAATATCCAAGACGGAGCAATAATCCACTGCACCTATCAAAAATATAAAACTATTATCGGCAGTAATGTTTCTATAGGGCATAATGCTATTGTGCATGGATGCACTTTGGAAGATAATTTGCTCATCGGTATGGGAGCAATAGTTATGGATGGTGCAATAGTACAAAAAGAATCTATTGTGGCTGCGGGAGCAGTAGTTTTAGAAAATACAGTGGTAGAAAGTGGTTATATCTATGCGGGTGTTCCTGCAAAAAAAATAAAACCTATAGACGAAGAACTGAAAAAGATATTTAATAGGTTGGCAAAGAACTACATAATGTATGCAAAATGGTTTGAATAG
- a CDS encoding MFS transporter: MEKPILKISSIWNMSLGFLGIQFGFALQNVNGSRILQTFGADAEHLSYFWLAAPITGLIVQPLVGHFSDKTWNRLGRRRPYFLGGAILSSAALILLPNSSGLVAFLPPLLVGAGLLMLMDASFNISMEPFRALVADMLPDKQRTHGFAIQTCLIGIGAVLGSSLPYILAEMFSISKTAESGLVPDNVLFSFYVGAFIFMGTIIWTVYSTKEYPPHIYREFDSKTEPATSRGIIQIFIDLAHIPKTMKQIGVVQFFSWCALFLMWVYMTPVIAQHVYGLPADDRSSAIYNEAANWVGIMFGTYNAISALVALFIPFIAKKIGKKGTHSLSLFIGGIGILSLFFIKNPNLLLASMFCVGFAWASILSMPYSLLAGAIPHHKMGIFMGIFNFFIVVPQIVIGLMGGWILSLVHNQVIYLLILSGVCFLIASCSVFFIQEKKEI, translated from the coding sequence ATGGAAAAACCAATATTAAAAATATCAAGTATATGGAATATGAGTTTAGGATTTTTGGGAATCCAGTTTGGATTTGCTCTTCAGAATGTAAATGGGAGTAGAATATTACAGACCTTTGGAGCAGACGCGGAACATCTTTCTTATTTTTGGTTAGCTGCTCCTATAACGGGTTTAATAGTGCAGCCTTTAGTAGGGCATTTTAGTGATAAAACATGGAATAGATTGGGAAGGAGGCGACCTTATTTTTTAGGAGGTGCTATCTTATCCTCTGCCGCACTTATTTTATTACCTAATTCTTCGGGACTTGTTGCTTTTCTTCCTCCGTTATTAGTGGGAGCGGGTTTATTAATGCTTATGGATGCTTCTTTTAATATATCTATGGAGCCATTCCGAGCTTTGGTAGCGGATATGCTTCCTGATAAACAAAGGACTCATGGATTTGCAATACAAACTTGTCTTATCGGAATAGGTGCTGTTCTCGGTTCTTCTCTTCCTTATATTTTAGCAGAAATGTTTTCTATTTCTAAAACAGCAGAGTCGGGATTAGTTCCTGATAATGTGCTTTTTTCGTTTTACGTAGGAGCATTTATTTTTATGGGAACTATTATATGGACGGTATATTCCACAAAAGAATATCCACCGCATATCTATAGAGAATTTGATAGCAAAACAGAACCCGCCACTTCTCGAGGAATTATTCAGATATTTATAGACCTTGCTCACATTCCTAAAACGATGAAACAAATAGGAGTAGTGCAGTTCTTTTCTTGGTGTGCTTTATTTCTTATGTGGGTGTATATGACCCCTGTTATTGCACAACATGTGTATGGTCTCCCCGCAGATGACAGAAGCTCAGCAATATATAACGAAGCAGCCAATTGGGTAGGAATAATGTTTGGTACCTATAACGCAATATCTGCTCTGGTAGCTCTTTTCATACCGTTTATCGCAAAAAAAATAGGAAAAAAAGGAACGCACTCTCTCTCCCTCTTTATTGGTGGGATAGGGATTCTCTCTCTTTTTTTCATAAAGAATCCAAATCTTTTATTAGCAAGCATGTTTTGTGTAGGATTTGCATGGGCAAGTATCTTATCTATGCCGTATTCTTTGTTAGCTGGTGCTATTCCTCATCATAAAATGGGAATTTTTATGGGAATTTTTAATTTTTTTATTGTCGTTCCACAAATAGTTATTGGTCTGATGGGAGGATGGATTCTCTCTCTTGTTCATAACCAGGTTATCTATTTATTAATACTTTCGGGAGTTTGTTTTCTCATTGCCTCCTGTTCTGTGTTTTTTATTCAAGAAAAAAAAGAAATATAA
- a CDS encoding LemA family protein, with amino-acid sequence MQKRSLYFFILLVIIINTSSCGYNDMVTKQESITAQWAQVENVYQRRADLIPNLVNTVKGYANFEQETLTKVIEARSKATSTTINAGDLSPEKIKQFQSAQDELGGALSRLLVSVEKYPDLKANQNFLELQAQLEGTENRITIERKRFNETVQDYNTYIRKFPNNLTASWFDFEKKGYFEASAGSEKAPEVKF; translated from the coding sequence ATGCAAAAACGTAGTTTATATTTTTTCATATTGCTGGTTATCATTATCAATACCTCTTCTTGTGGCTATAACGATATGGTGACCAAACAAGAATCTATTACTGCCCAATGGGCACAAGTAGAGAATGTGTATCAAAGAAGAGCGGATCTCATCCCTAATTTAGTGAATACTGTAAAAGGATATGCAAATTTTGAACAAGAGACGCTCACAAAAGTTATAGAAGCACGCTCTAAAGCAACTTCTACTACTATTAATGCAGGTGATTTAAGCCCTGAAAAAATAAAACAATTCCAATCCGCACAAGATGAATTAGGAGGGGCTTTATCTCGGCTTTTGGTATCGGTAGAGAAATATCCTGATTTGAAAGCAAATCAAAACTTTTTAGAACTTCAAGCACAGTTAGAAGGCACTGAAAATAGAATAACCATAGAGAGAAAAAGATTTAATGAAACAGTTCAAGATTACAACACATATATTCGAAAGTTTCCTAATAACCTCACTGCTTCTTGGTTTGATTTTGAGAAAAAAGGATATTTTGAAGCAAGTGCAGGGAGTGAAAAAGCACCCGAAGTAAAATTTTAA
- a CDS encoding TPM domain-containing protein, whose amino-acid sequence MNITPDILKTEEKEKILSAIKEAEKETSGEIRVHIENHCKIETLDRAAQIFAQLKMHKTELRNGVLFYIAIKDKKFAIVGDKGINANVPENFWDTIKQQMQHDFKQGSFIQGIELGIKTAGLQLKKHFPYKSNDVNELSDEISFEHN is encoded by the coding sequence ATGAACATAACCCCTGATATATTAAAAACAGAAGAAAAAGAAAAAATCCTATCAGCTATCAAAGAAGCTGAAAAAGAAACTTCGGGAGAAATAAGGGTTCATATAGAGAACCACTGTAAAATAGAAACCTTAGATAGGGCAGCCCAAATATTCGCCCAACTCAAAATGCACAAAACAGAACTCCGTAATGGGGTTCTGTTTTATATTGCAATAAAAGATAAAAAGTTTGCTATTGTAGGTGACAAGGGTATAAATGCAAATGTTCCTGAAAACTTTTGGGATACTATCAAGCAACAAATGCAGCATGACTTCAAGCAGGGAAGCTTTATACAGGGAATAGAACTCGGTATTAAAACTGCGGGATTACAATTAAAAAAACATTTTCCTTATAAATCCAATGATGTAAACGAATTATCCGATGAAATATCTTTTGAACACAATTAG
- a CDS encoding TPM domain-containing protein, whose product MKYLLNTISKKIFFITILLLHFQITTAQKFPEPISPPRIVNDYVQLLSSEEFLYLENKLRKFNDTTSNEISIAIISTTNGDDTQLYATEMAHAWGIGKKGKDNGVLFLIAVEDKKMAIAVGYGLEGFLTDALAKRIVSEYAKPYFREKRYFEGIDISTDAIIQATSGTFKGEAKKISKKNIVPYIFPILIVLVLLIKLFGNRSSHVSSHGMGTLATLMMMNQLGRRGTGFGDFSKGSGLFGGSDFGGFGGGGFGGGG is encoded by the coding sequence ATGAAATATCTTTTGAACACAATTAGCAAGAAAATATTTTTCATAACCATATTATTGCTCCATTTTCAAATAACAACTGCCCAAAAGTTCCCCGAACCCATCTCTCCTCCTCGCATAGTAAATGATTATGTGCAGTTATTATCATCTGAAGAATTTCTCTATTTGGAAAATAAACTCCGAAAATTTAATGATACTACTTCTAATGAAATATCTATAGCTATAATATCCACTACCAATGGCGATGATACACAACTATACGCTACCGAAATGGCTCATGCATGGGGCATAGGAAAAAAAGGAAAAGATAATGGTGTCCTATTTCTTATAGCAGTGGAAGATAAAAAAATGGCAATTGCCGTAGGGTATGGATTAGAAGGATTTCTTACCGATGCTCTTGCAAAACGAATCGTTTCCGAATACGCAAAGCCCTATTTTAGAGAAAAAAGATACTTTGAAGGAATAGACATATCCACAGATGCCATTATACAAGCGACCTCAGGAACATTCAAAGGGGAAGCAAAAAAAATATCTAAAAAAAACATAGTGCCTTATATATTTCCCATCTTGATTGTATTAGTTCTCCTTATTAAATTATTCGGGAATAGAAGCTCTCACGTATCTTCTCATGGAATGGGAACTCTTGCTACTTTAATGATGATGAATCAATTAGGAAGACGAGGAACAGGATTTGGAGATTTTAGCAAAGGAAGTGGCTTATTTGGAGGGAGTGATTTTGGTGGATTCGGTGGTGGTGGATTCGGTGGTGGTGGAT
- a CDS encoding HNH endonuclease, which produces MIQFLVFEFLEPLYNTFKDNPFDAKELETEITKLMQDVDNKKDIYYYVLTREEKHLNIRAFSYKQKREAYDKQKGIYAVCQKPFKIEYMEADHIIPWKKGGQTIASNCQMLCQKDNSMKDSK; this is translated from the coding sequence ATGATACAGTTTTTAGTATTTGAATTTTTAGAACCCCTCTACAATACTTTTAAAGACAACCCTTTTGACGCAAAGGAACTGGAAACCGAAATAACAAAGCTCATGCAAGACGTAGATAATAAAAAAGACATTTACTATTATGTTTTAACGAGAGAAGAGAAGCATTTAAACATTCGTGCTTTCAGCTATAAACAAAAGCGAGAAGCTTATGATAAACAAAAAGGAATTTATGCTGTTTGCCAAAAACCTTTTAAAATAGAATATATGGAAGCAGACCATATAATTCCTTGGAAAAAAGGTGGGCAAACAATAGCATCGAATTGCCAAATGCTCTGCCAAAAAGACAACAGCATGAAAGATAGTAAGTGA